The following proteins are co-located in the Wenzhouxiangella marina genome:
- the dnaX gene encoding DNA polymerase III subunit gamma/tau translates to MSYQVLARKWRPKQFSELVGQSHVVKVLSNSLNEDRVHHAFLFTGTRGVGKTTIARILAKSLNCLEGVSAEPCGECEHCVAIDEGRFVDLLEIDAASRTKVDDTREILDNVQYAPARGRYKVYLIDEVHMLSTHSFNALLKTLEEPPDHVKFVLATTDPQKIPVTILSRCLQFNLRRLTPQEIGEQMERILAAESVQADAEAIALLARAADGSMRDGLSLLDQALAGGGRLEEAAVRDMLGSVERLHVHDLLAALARADGAAAMEVIAEVFAQARDLSVLLLDLAEALHRVALIQQLPDYRDDSRSDWDALVELAGHFDPEDVQLFYQIAITGRRDLVLAPSERSGCEMTILRMLAFQPGQAEPSAGVEAGGGARAGGGARAGGAAASPAPRSVAAPTPATERSNMPAQARSEVREPVRSAASGQVERRLTPENWHQVLGALKVNGSVRTVAGLLVVREVDLPAVSFNAAADDMMLITDRFRSALANALEAWLGSSVRLTISAAENTQLATPARIEQTEAERVQTEAEAAIEQDPVVRRLCERFDAEILRESIRPTDTRSH, encoded by the coding sequence GTGAGTTATCAGGTTCTAGCCCGCAAATGGCGGCCCAAGCAGTTTTCCGAGCTGGTGGGGCAGAGTCACGTCGTGAAGGTGCTGAGCAATTCGCTCAACGAAGACCGCGTGCACCACGCCTTTCTGTTTACCGGTACGCGCGGGGTCGGCAAGACCACGATCGCCCGCATCCTCGCCAAGTCGCTGAATTGTCTGGAGGGTGTAAGCGCCGAGCCCTGTGGTGAATGCGAGCATTGCGTGGCGATCGACGAAGGTCGCTTCGTCGATCTGCTGGAGATCGACGCGGCTTCGCGCACCAAGGTCGACGATACCCGCGAGATTCTCGACAACGTCCAGTACGCGCCGGCCCGGGGGCGCTACAAGGTGTACCTGATCGATGAGGTGCACATGCTTTCGACGCACAGCTTCAATGCGCTGCTGAAGACCCTCGAAGAGCCGCCCGATCACGTCAAGTTCGTGCTGGCCACGACCGATCCCCAGAAGATCCCCGTCACCATCCTGTCGCGCTGCCTGCAGTTCAACCTGCGCCGGCTCACGCCGCAGGAGATCGGTGAGCAGATGGAGCGCATCCTGGCGGCCGAATCCGTGCAGGCCGATGCCGAAGCGATCGCTCTGCTGGCTCGGGCGGCGGACGGCAGCATGCGCGATGGTCTCAGTCTGCTCGATCAGGCCCTTGCCGGCGGCGGGCGCCTGGAAGAGGCGGCGGTCCGTGACATGCTCGGCAGCGTCGAGCGTCTCCACGTGCATGATCTGCTGGCCGCCCTGGCCCGGGCCGATGGTGCGGCGGCCATGGAGGTCATCGCCGAAGTCTTTGCCCAGGCTCGCGACCTGAGCGTGCTGTTGCTCGATCTGGCCGAGGCCTTGCACCGGGTGGCGCTGATCCAGCAACTGCCGGACTATCGGGACGACAGCCGCAGCGACTGGGATGCGCTGGTCGAGCTCGCCGGGCATTTCGATCCGGAGGACGTGCAGCTGTTCTACCAGATCGCGATAACCGGTCGTCGTGACCTGGTGCTGGCCCCGAGCGAGCGCAGCGGCTGCGAAATGACGATCCTGCGCATGCTGGCGTTTCAGCCGGGGCAGGCCGAGCCCTCGGCGGGCGTTGAAGCCGGCGGTGGGGCCAGGGCAGGTGGCGGAGCGCGGGCAGGCGGGGCCGCCGCGTCGCCGGCGCCTCGGTCCGTGGCGGCCCCCACGCCGGCAACCGAGCGTTCCAACATGCCGGCCCAGGCCCGATCCGAGGTCCGGGAGCCGGTGCGATCGGCCGCGAGCGGTCAGGTGGAAAGACGGTTGACGCCGGAGAACTGGCATCAGGTGCTGGGTGCGCTCAAGGTCAATGGCTCCGTGCGAACCGTGGCCGGACTGTTGGTCGTCCGTGAAGTCGATCTGCCCGCCGTGAGTTTCAACGCCGCCGCCGATGACATGATGCTCATCACCGACCGTTTCAGATCGGCCCTGGCCAATGCCCTCGAGGCCTGGCTCGGAAGTTCCGTTCGCTTGACGATTTCGGCGGCCGAGAACACGCAGCTCGCGACCCCCGCCAGGATCGAACAGACCGAAGCCGAACGGGTCCAGACCGAGGCAGAGGCGGCCATCGAACAGGATCCGGTGGTTCGCCGACTCTGCGAGCGTTTCGACGCCGAGATTCTTCGCGAATCCATTCGACCCACCGATACACGGAGCCATTGA
- a CDS encoding ComEA family DNA-binding protein: MNAICKQLVALILIIGLNGLALAQDPQQVDINTASATELAEVLVGIGPSKAEAIVAYREANGAFEHIDELISVRGIGLSTVDRNRDRILLDSPDDEG; the protein is encoded by the coding sequence ATGAACGCAATCTGCAAGCAACTCGTCGCCCTGATCCTCATCATCGGTCTGAACGGCCTGGCGTTGGCGCAGGACCCGCAACAGGTCGACATCAATACGGCCAGCGCCACGGAACTGGCCGAGGTCCTGGTCGGGATCGGCCCGTCCAAGGCCGAAGCCATCGTCGCCTACCGCGAGGCGAACGGCGCCTTCGAACACATCGATGAACTGATCAGCGTACGCGGCATCGGTCTGAGCACCGTCGACCGCAACCGGGACCGCATCCTGCTGGATTCGCCCGACGACGAGGGCTGA
- a CDS encoding YbaB/EbfC family nucleoid-associated protein, which produces MMKGNIAQLMQQAQKVQENMKKAQAELGDLEVTGQAGGGLVSVVMTGRHEVKRVTIDPEVADDREMVEDLVAAAVNDAVNRVQQASQEKLKGLTGGLPLPPGFTLP; this is translated from the coding sequence ATGATGAAAGGCAATATCGCGCAGCTCATGCAGCAGGCGCAGAAAGTTCAGGAAAACATGAAGAAAGCCCAGGCCGAGCTGGGTGACCTGGAAGTCACGGGGCAGGCCGGCGGTGGCCTGGTCAGCGTGGTCATGACGGGACGCCACGAGGTGAAGCGGGTGACGATCGACCCCGAAGTGGCCGATGACCGGGAAATGGTCGAAGACCTGGTGGCCGCCGCAGTCAACGACGCGGTCAATCGCGTCCAGCAGGCCAGCCAGGAAAAGCTCAAGGGCCTGACCGGCGGGCTGCCGCTCCCTCCGGGGTTCACGCTGCCCTGA
- the sbcB gene encoding exodeoxyribonuclease I translates to MTESSFLWHDFETFGADPRRDRPVQFAALRTNEALEPIGEPIVVYCQPDPDLLPQPQACLITGITPQLARDKGLSEPAFAAEIHAAMSQPGTCSVGYNNFRFDDEVTRYLFWRNFYEPYAREYSNGNSRFDLIDLMRMTRALRPEGLEWADREDGMPSFRLEDLAAANGLDTSRAHDALADVEATLGLARALKTQQPRLWQWALSLRQKHVVARLLEPRQPLLHSSARFPASHFATAPILPLLPHPDYAGQWIVWNLQIDPEPFDGLSVDDLADRLWVSQQDLPPGVERLPVKLVRTNRCPMLSPINVLDEAARERLDIDPGRLEQHARKLAERPELLERIRRLFSQSKNESLAVDPEQALYDGFVSRSDQALYASVREADPDTLTRLGQPFQDDRLNELLFRYRARKYPDSLDEDEATRWQEFRARRLFHDPELASIQWPGFEAEMHELMRQRPDQRPLLEALAEWGQAVKLRNPG, encoded by the coding sequence ATGACTGAATCCAGCTTTCTCTGGCACGACTTCGAAACCTTCGGCGCGGACCCGCGCCGTGACCGGCCCGTGCAGTTCGCGGCCCTGCGGACCAACGAGGCTCTGGAGCCGATCGGCGAGCCGATCGTGGTGTACTGCCAGCCCGACCCGGACCTGCTCCCCCAGCCCCAGGCCTGCCTGATCACCGGCATCACCCCACAGCTCGCCCGTGACAAGGGCCTGAGCGAGCCGGCGTTTGCCGCCGAAATCCACGCCGCCATGAGCCAGCCGGGCACCTGCAGCGTGGGCTACAACAACTTCCGCTTCGACGACGAGGTCACTCGCTACCTCTTCTGGCGCAACTTCTACGAACCCTACGCACGCGAATACAGCAACGGCAACTCGCGCTTCGATCTGATCGACCTGATGCGCATGACCCGGGCACTCCGACCCGAAGGTCTGGAATGGGCGGATCGGGAAGACGGCATGCCAAGCTTCAGGCTGGAAGACCTGGCCGCCGCCAATGGCCTGGATACCTCCCGGGCGCATGACGCCCTGGCCGACGTCGAGGCGACCCTCGGGCTGGCCCGGGCCCTGAAGACGCAGCAACCTCGCCTCTGGCAGTGGGCTCTGAGCCTGCGTCAGAAGCACGTCGTCGCACGCCTGCTCGAGCCGCGTCAACCGCTGTTGCACAGCAGCGCTCGCTTTCCGGCCTCGCACTTCGCCACGGCGCCGATTCTGCCCCTCCTGCCCCATCCCGACTACGCCGGGCAGTGGATCGTCTGGAACCTGCAGATCGATCCGGAACCCTTCGACGGATTGAGCGTCGACGATCTGGCAGATCGACTCTGGGTGAGCCAGCAGGACCTGCCGCCCGGCGTCGAACGCCTGCCGGTCAAGCTCGTCCGAACCAATCGCTGTCCGATGCTCTCCCCGATCAACGTCCTGGACGAGGCGGCCAGGGAGCGCCTCGACATCGACCCCGGGCGGCTGGAACAGCACGCCCGCAAGCTCGCCGAGCGCCCCGAGCTGCTGGAGCGCATCCGCCGCTTGTTCAGCCAGAGCAAAAACGAGAGTCTGGCCGTCGACCCCGAGCAGGCGCTCTACGATGGTTTCGTCTCTCGCTCGGATCAGGCGCTCTACGCCAGCGTCCGGGAAGCCGACCCAGACACCCTGACGCGGCTGGGGCAACCCTTTCAGGACGATCGACTCAACGAACTGCTGTTCCGCTATCGAGCTCGCAAGTATCCCGACAGCCTGGATGAGGACGAGGCCACGCGGTGGCAGGAATTCCGGGCTCGACGCCTGTTCCACGACCCGGAACTGGCCTCGATCCAATGGCCCGGATTCGAGGCCGAAATGCACGAATTGATGCGTCAGCGACCCGACCAGCGCCCGCTGCTGGAAGCGCTGGCGGAGTGGGGACAGGCGGTCAAACTTCGCAATCCGGGCTGA
- the recR gene encoding recombination mediator RecR produces the protein MAADPFDELLEALRCLPGVGARSAQRMALELLERDRDGGRRLARALETAMRDIQRCASCRNFTASEHCRICRDDRRSDRVICAVESPADVLAIEQATGFDGRYFVLLGRLSPLDGIGPEDLGLDLLEARLSDAAVEELIIATNTTVEGEATAYYLREMADRHDVRVSRLAQGVPLGGELEHTDRSTLAHAFASRLPLAGS, from the coding sequence ATGGCCGCTGATCCCTTCGACGAGCTCCTCGAGGCCCTGCGTTGTCTGCCCGGTGTCGGCGCGCGCTCGGCCCAGCGCATGGCGCTCGAGTTGCTCGAGCGTGACCGCGACGGCGGCCGGCGTCTGGCAAGAGCCCTGGAAACGGCCATGCGTGATATCCAGCGCTGCGCGTCCTGCCGGAACTTCACCGCCAGCGAGCACTGTCGGATCTGCCGTGACGATCGGCGCAGCGACCGAGTGATCTGCGCCGTGGAGAGCCCGGCCGATGTGCTTGCGATCGAGCAGGCGACCGGGTTCGATGGCCGCTATTTCGTGCTGTTGGGACGGCTGTCGCCGCTGGATGGGATCGGACCCGAGGATCTCGGTCTGGATCTGCTCGAGGCGCGATTGTCGGACGCGGCGGTGGAAGAGTTGATCATCGCCACGAACACCACGGTCGAAGGGGAGGCCACTGCCTACTACCTGCGGGAGATGGCGGACCGCCACGACGTGCGGGTTTCCCGGCTGGCGCAGGGTGTGCCATTGGGCGGCGAGCTCGAGCACACGGACCGTTCGACCCTGGCCCACGCCTTCGCCTCGAGGCTGCCCCTGGCTGGCAGCTGA